Proteins co-encoded in one Marmota flaviventris isolate mMarFla1 chromosome 9, mMarFla1.hap1, whole genome shotgun sequence genomic window:
- the LOC114084631 gene encoding olfactory receptor 56A4-like, with protein MVLSSNNTGTQVIEFLMICFPGMQHWLSIILAPLLVLALGANFVLLMTIWQEASLHEPMYYLLAILSVLDVILCLTVISNVLLIFWFNMKTVSFSGCFLQMFIMNTFLPMESSTFLVMAYDRYVAICHPLRYSSIITEQFVINAAIFIVFRNLLGTLPTPVLAAKLNYCASNVVENCICANISVIKLSCGDIHLNKLYQFVSVWCLLGSDLVLILLSYCFILRALISLQSGGATTKTLSTCGSHLILILFFYTLLLVFIFTNKAGKKIPSEVPILLNVLHHLIPPALNPIVYGVPTQEIKQGIIKLFKF; from the exons ATGGTATTATCCTCCAACAACACAGGGACACAGGTGATTGAATTCCTGATGATCTGCTTTCCAGGCATGCAGCACTGGCTCTCTATCATATTGGCTCCTCTCCTGGTTTTGGCCCTGGGggccaattttgttttattaatgacCATCTGGCAGGAAGCATCTCTGCATGAGCCCATGTACTACCTGCTTGCCATCCTCTCTGTGCTGGATGTCATCCTCTGCCTCACAGTCATCTCCAAT GTCCTGCTCATCTTCTGGTTCAACATGAAGACCGTCAGCTTTTCAGGTTGCTTCCTGCAGATGTTCATCATGAATACCTTCCTCCCCATGGAATCTTCCACCTTTCTGGTCATGGCCTAtgatcgctatgtggccatctgccacccaCTGCGCTACTCCTCCATCATCACAGAGCAGTTTGTCATCAATGCAGCCATCTTCATTGTCTTCCGCAATCTGCTAGGCACACTGCCTACTCCAGTCCTGGCTGCTAAGCTCAACTACTGTGCCAGCAATGTGGTGGAGAACTGTATATGTGCCAACATTTCTGTAATCAAGCTCTCCTGTGGGGATATTCACCTCAATAAGCTCTATCAATTTGTGAGTGTTTGGTGCCTTCTAGGTTCTGACCTGGTGCTCATCTTGCTGTCTTACTGCTTCATTTTGAGGGCTCTTATAAGCTTGCAGTCAGGAGGTGCAACCACCAAGACTTTGAGTACTTGTGGTTCACATCTCATTCTTATACTTTTCTTCTATACACTGCTGCTAGTCTTCATCTTCACAAACAAGGCAGGAAAGAAGATACCCTCAGAGGTACCTATTCTTCTCAATGTCCTGCATCACCTCATACCACCAGCCCTCAACCCCATTGTTTATGGAGTTCCTACCCAGGAAATTAAGCAGGGGATCATCAAATTATTCAAATTCTAG
- the LOC114083928 gene encoding olfactory receptor 56A3, translating into MVAHQNDTDRTGISDVLLNCFVTSPGWQLWLSLPLSLLFLLAMGANAVLLITIQLEASLHEPMYYLLSLLSLLDIVLCLTVIPKVLAIFWFDLRLISFSACFLQMYIMNSFLGMESCTFMVMAFDRYIAICHPLRYPSIITDQFVVKAVIFIVARNVFISLPIPILSARLYYCGRNVIENCICANMSVSRLSCDDVTLNRLYQFAAGWTLLGSDLILIFLSYILILRAVLKLKAEGAVAKALSTCGSHFILILFFSTILLVFVLTHVAKRKVSPDVPVLLNVLHHVIPAALNPIVYGVRTQEIKQGIQRLLKKGW; encoded by the coding sequence ATGGTGGCACACCAAAATGACACCGACCGCACTGGAATTTCAGACGTCCTTCTGAATTGTTTTGTCACATCTCCTGGCTGGCAACTCTGGCTGTCCCTGCCCCTcagtctcctcttcctcctggccATGGGGGCCAATGCTGTCCTTCTGATCACCATCCAGCTGGAGGCCTCCCTGCATGAGCCCATGTACTATCTGCTcagcctcctctccctgctgGATATTGTGCTCTGCCTCACTGTCATCCCCAAGGTCCTGGCCATCTTCTGGTTTGACCTCAGGCTCATCAGCTTCTCTGCCTGCTTCCTTCAGATGTATATCATGAATAGCTTTCTAGGCATGGAATCCTGTACATTCATGGTAATGGCCTTTGATCGCTATATAGCCATCTGCCACCCACTGAGATACCCATCCATCATCACTGACCAATTTGTAGTCAAGGCTGTCATTTTCATTGTGGCCAGGAATGTCTTTATATCTCTGCCCATCCCCATTCTCTCAGCACGACTCTATTACTGTGGGAGAAATGTCATTGAGAACTGTATCTGTGCCAATATGTCTGTCTCCAGGCTCTCTTGTGATGATGTCACCCTCAATCGCCTTTACCAGTTTGCTGCAGGCTGGACTCTACTGGGATCTGACCTTATCCTCATTTTCCTCTCTTACATCCTCATACTGCGAGCTGTGCTAAAACTCAAGGCTGAGGGTGCTGTGGCCAAAGCCCTCAGCACTTGTGGTTCCCACTTCATCCTCATCCTCTTCTTCAGCACCATTCTTCTGGTCTTTGTCCTCACACATGTGGCCAAGAGAAAGGTCTCTCCTGATGTGCCAGTCTTGCTCAATGTCCTTCACCATGTCATCCCTGCAGCCCTAAACCCCATTGTTTATGGGGTGAGAACCCAGGAGATCAAGCAAGGAATCCAGAGATTACTGAAGAAAGGGTGGTAA